The following is a genomic window from Polaribacter atrinae.
TTGATATTCCCAACCTATCGCTTGTTTAAAGCCATAAATGTTATGTATAAGTTCTTGTAATTCCTCTGCATAAGAATTAGCGCCAATTACTCCAATTTGAGCAGTGGTGTTAAAAACTTGGTTATTTTTATAGACTCTTTTTATTCCAAAACTTCCGTATAAATAGCCTGCAAAAGGTCTATCGTGGTTGCTTACATCTTGCACTGTAGCTTTAAACGGGGTATACATTTCGTGGTTTATTTTCCATTCTAATATTCGTTTCTCTAAAGACTCTTTTTTGTTTTTAGAAAGATAGCTATAGCTTAAGAAAACCCCACTTGTATAATATCGATCTCTAAGAGCAGAAACATATAAATCGTTATCTGTAATAAGACTAATTTCTTTTGAGAATTTTTCTTGAGCAATCGAAAATGAAGATATAAAGAGAGCTAGACTAAGTATTAAGTATTTCATAATTAACAAATATAAAATAACTTATTTAAAATGATTTTTTTTTCATGTATTTCTAAAAAAAAGTAGCTATTTTAGTCCTAGTAAATAGAATTTATGGAAATTAAAGAAGGATTAAGTTCAGAAGACTTTCAAAGTGTTAAAAATAATAAAGAGTTATTAGCACTTATAGGTGAAAAGAATGAGGCTTGTAAGAAAGTGAAAAAAACGATTATATATAATGAAGAACTAAGGTTACTTCAAATAGAGCTAGTTAAATTACAACGATGGATTTCTAATACCAACCAGCGTGTTGCCATTATTTTTGAAGGACGAGATGCAGCTGGTAAAGGTGGTAATATTCGTAGATTTATGGAGCACCTAAATCCGCGTTCTAGTAGATTGGTTGCCTTAAATAAGCCTACAGAAATAGAAAAAGGACAATGGTATTTTCAGCGCTATATAAAAGAGTTGCCAAACCCTGGTGAAATTGTTTTTTTTGATAGAAGCTGGTATAATAGAGCTGTTGTAGAGCCTGTTATGGGGTTTTGTTCAGATCAACAATATAAAGAGTTTTTGGTGCAAGTGCCCGAGTTTGAGCACATGATGTATGAGGATGGTGTTGTTATCATTAAGTTTTGGTTATCTATAAGTAAAGATGAGCAGCTAAGGCGTTTTGAGGGAAGGAAAGAAAATCCATTAAAAAGATGGAAATTTAGTCCTGTTGATAAACAAGGTCAAATTCTTTGGGATAGATATACGCATTATAAGGGAGAAATGTTCTCAAAGACACATACTTCTTATAGCCCTTGGATGATGATAAAAACGAATGATAAAAAAGTAGCAAGACTAGAAGCTATTAGACATGTTTTATCTCAATTTGATTACGAGGATAAGGAAGCCAAAACAATTTTAACACCAGATCCTAATGTTGTAATGCGTTACTATAGGTCTAACACTAATATAGATTAAATTTAATATGGAAATATCACCTAAAAATTTAAAAAAATTAAATTCTAAGAAAGGTTTATTAGCGCTGTTGTCTAAAGAACCTCTATATATAGAAAGAGCCATTAG
Proteins encoded in this region:
- the ppk2 gene encoding polyphosphate kinase 2, with amino-acid sequence MEIKEGLSSEDFQSVKNNKELLALIGEKNEACKKVKKTIIYNEELRLLQIELVKLQRWISNTNQRVAIIFEGRDAAGKGGNIRRFMEHLNPRSSRLVALNKPTEIEKGQWYFQRYIKELPNPGEIVFFDRSWYNRAVVEPVMGFCSDQQYKEFLVQVPEFEHMMYEDGVVIIKFWLSISKDEQLRRFEGRKENPLKRWKFSPVDKQGQILWDRYTHYKGEMFSKTHTSYSPWMMIKTNDKKVARLEAIRHVLSQFDYEDKEAKTILTPDPNVVMRYYRSNTNID